Proteins encoded together in one Streptomyces sp. NA04227 window:
- a CDS encoding GtrA family protein yields the protein MDHGGHTPGALRLRVSVLTRELAKFGAVGGAGLLVNLAVFNLVRHFTDLQVVRASVIATVVAIAFNYVGFRYFTYRDRDKSGRTREMSLFLLFSAVGLVIENGVLYTATYGFDWDSPLQSNVFKFLGIGIATLFRFWSYRSWVFRALPTGEGEAVTASAEAILESESERREPASQRGR from the coding sequence ATGGACCACGGTGGTCACACGCCAGGCGCACTACGGCTGCGCGTCAGTGTGCTGACGCGTGAGCTGGCGAAGTTCGGTGCCGTGGGCGGCGCCGGACTGCTGGTCAACCTCGCCGTCTTCAACCTGGTGCGGCACTTCACCGATCTCCAGGTGGTGCGGGCCAGTGTGATCGCCACGGTGGTCGCGATCGCGTTCAACTACGTGGGGTTCCGCTACTTCACCTACCGCGACCGCGACAAGAGTGGCCGTACGCGTGAGATGAGCCTGTTCCTGCTGTTCAGCGCGGTGGGCCTGGTCATCGAGAACGGTGTGCTCTACACCGCCACGTACGGCTTCGACTGGGACAGCCCGCTGCAGAGCAACGTCTTCAAGTTCCTCGGTATCGGCATCGCGACCCTGTTCCGCTTCTGGTCGTACCGTTCCTGGGTCTTCCGCGCGCTGCCCACCGGCGAGGGCGAGGCGGTCACGGCGAGCGCCGAGGCCATCCTGGAGAGCGAGAGCGAGCGGCGCGAGCCCGCTTCGCAGCGGGGCCGCTGA